In Castanea sativa cultivar Marrone di Chiusa Pesio chromosome 6, ASM4071231v1, a single window of DNA contains:
- the LOC142640361 gene encoding NEDD8-activating enzyme E1 regulatory subunit AXR1-like produces MAEPKTKYDRQLRIWGDQGQAALEKASICLLNCGPTGSETLKNLVLGGVGSITVIDGSKVELGDLGNNFMVDESSVGQSKAKCVCAFLQELNDAVKAKFIEEYPVTLIETNPSFFSQFTLVVATQLMEDSMVKLDRICREANVILIFARSYGLTGLVRISLKEHTVVESKPDHFLDDLRLNNPWPELKSFAESIDLDAQDPVALKHTPYVVLLIKMAEQWVKSHGGSLPSTRDEKKEFKELLKARMVALDGDNYKEAIEASFKVFAPRGISPDLQQILNDSCAEVDSNSSDFWVMVAALKDFISNEGGGEAPLEGSIPDMTSTTELYVNLQNIYQAKAEADFLVIEQRVRNILKKIGKDPLSISKTTIKSFCRNARKLKVCRYRSIENEINFPILPELQKYLTDEDYSTAVGFYILLRAVDRFAANYNSFPGQFDGGMDEDISRLKTTAVGLLSDLGCNGSTLTEDLINEICRFGASELHAVSAFIGGIASQEVIKLITRQFVPMPGTFIFNGIDHKSQILSL; encoded by the exons ATGGCTGAACCCAAAACCAAATACGATCGGCAGCTCAG GATCTGGGGTGATCAAGGACAAGCAGCTCTTGAGAAAGCTAGTATATGCTTACTCAATTGTGGTCCTACTGGTTCCGAGACATTAAAGAATCTTGTTCTTGGTGGGGTTGGAAGCATAACTGTAATTGATGGTTCCAAGGTTGAACTTGGGGACCTTGGAAATAATTTCATGG TTGATGAATCAAGTGTTGGGCAATCTAAGGCGAAATGTGTATGTGCATTTCTTCAAGAGCTGAATGATGCTGTTAAGGCCAAGTTTATAGAAGAGTATCCGGTGACGTTAATTGAGACAAACCCCTCATTTTTTTCTCAGTTTACCTTGGTAGTTGCCACTCAG CTGATGGAAGATTCAATGGTAAAGCTTGATAGGATCTGTAGGGAGGCAAATGTAATACTGATCTTTGCTCGCTCCTATGGGCTTACTGGGCTTGTTCGAATCAGTTTAAAG GAACATACTGTGGTTGAGTCAAAGCCTGATCATTTTCTGGATGACCTCCGGTTAAATAACCCATGGCCCGAGCTTAAGAG TTTTGCTGAAAGCATTGATTTAGATGCGCAAGATCCTGTGGCCCTCAAGCACACACCATACGTAGTTCTTCTTATCAAGATGGCAGAGCAGTGGGTCAAAAGCCATGGTGGTAGTCTTCCATCAACCAGGGATGAGAAGAAAGAGTTCAAG GAGCTTCTTAAAGCCAGGATGGTTGCATTGGATGGAGATAACTACAAAGAAGCTATTGAGGCCTCCTTTAAGGTCTTTGCTCCTCGAGGAATTA GCCCAGATTTGCAACAGATACTTAATGACAGCTGTGCTGAAGTTGATTCTAATTCATCAGATTTTTGGGTAATGGTGGCAGCTTTGAAG GACTTTATATCAAATGAAGGTGGTGGTGAGGCACCCCTTGAGGGATCAATACCTGATATGACATCTACAACTGA GCTTTATGTTAATCTGCAGAACATTTACCAAGCAAAGGCTGAGGCCGATTTTCTTGTTATTGAGCAACGAGTGAGGAATATTCtgaaaaaaattggtaaagaTCCACTTAGCATCTCGAAGACAACCATAAAAAGCTTCTGTAGAAATGCAAGAAAACTCAAA GTTTGCAGGTATCGCTCCATTGAGAATGAGATTAATTTTCCGATCTTACCCGAGTTACAGAAGTATCTTACAGATGAAGATTACAG TACAGCTGTGGGGTTCTATATTTTGCTTCGAGCTGTTGATCGGTTTGCTGCAAATTATAACAGTTTTCCTGGGCAATTTGATGG CGGGATGGATGAAGACATTTCTCGATTGAAGACTACAGCTGTTGGCCTCCTCAGTGACTTGGGCTGCAATGGCTCAACCTTGACAGAGGACCTTATCAATGAGATCTGCCGATTTGGTGCTTCAGAGCTCCATGCAGTTTCTGCCTTCATTGGAGGAATTGCATCACAAGAAGTGATCAAG CTCATAACAAGGCAGTTTGTACCCATGCCTGGGACTTTCATCTTCAATGGTATTGATCACAAGTCACAAATATTGTCACTGTAA